The genomic segment TCCCTTCTATCGCCACAAGACCCTGAGCATGATCTGCTCAATCGGGGAACCCCGAAGCGGCGAGCCCTACGACCGCTGCCCCCGCTCCCTGGCACAGCGCGCCCTCGACTATCTGAACGCAACCGGCCTGGCGGACTCCGCCTTCTTCGGACCAGAGCCTGAGTTCTTTCTGTTTGATGACGTCCGTTATAACTCCAGCGAGGGCGGTGCTTTTTACAGCGTCGACACGATCGAAGCCTCCTGGAACACCGGCCGCATCGAAGAAGGCGGCAACCTCGCTTACAAAATCCAGCTGAAAGAGGGCTATTTCCCCGTTGCCCCGAACGACACCGCCCAGGACATCCGCTCGGAAATGCTGAGCACCATGGGCGCCCTTGGGGTTCCCATCGAGAAGCACCACCACGAGGTGGCCGGCGCCGGACAGCACGAACTCGGCATGAAGTTCGCTCAGCTGATCCAGGCCGCCGACAACGTCATGACTTACAAATACGTCGTGCGCAACGTCGCCAAGAAGTACGGCAAGACGGCAACCTTCATGCCGAAGCCTGTCTTCAACGACAACGGCACCGGCATGCACGTCCACCAGTCCCTCTGGAAGGGTGGTCAACCGCTGTTCTTCGGGGAAGGCACCTACGCCAATCTTTCGCAGACCGCTCGCTGGTACATCGGCGGCATCCTGCGCCACGCCCCTGCCTTCCTTGCCTTCACCAATCCGACCACCAACAGCTACAAGCGTCTGGTGCCTGGATTCGAAGCACCTGTGAACCTGGTGTATTCCGAGGGCAACCGCTCAGCCGCAGTGCGGATTCCACTGACAGGCCCCAGTCCGAAAGCCAAGCGTCTCGAGTTCCGCTCCGGCGATGCCCTCGCCAACCCATACCTGGCCTTCAGCGCGATGATGATGGCCGGCATCGACGGCATCAAGAACCAGATCGACCCCGGCGACGGATTTGACAAGGACCTGTTCGAACTGCCGGCGGAAGAGCTGAAATCCATCGCCACCGTGCCTCCATCCCTCAACGGAGCCCTGGAAGCCCTCGATCAGGACCGTCAGTTCCTCACCGAAGGCGGTGTGTTCAGCGATGACTTCATCGACAACTGGATCGATCTCAAATACGAAGAGGTTCAGCAGCTGCGTCAGCGTCCCCACCCCCACGAATTCACGATGTATTACGACGCCTGATCGCGTCGAAATCGAACCGTTTATGATTGAACCGGCCCGCTTTCCCTCCGGAGAGCGGGCTTTTTTGATGAAATAGACCTTGGTTTTTCTCGGCCATGGCGAATTCCCTGGGCAAGCTCGCTTATCAGACCCTTCAGCAGGGAAAGAGCATTGCAGGACTCGCTCACAAGGAGCTCAGCACCAAGGTGATGGAGCTGATGGCTCCTGAAACCGTCCCCAAGACTGAGAAGGTCTCCGCCGCGATGCTGAACGCTCTGAGGCAGTCAATGGCATCGCTCCAGGAGCGGGACTGGGAGGACGCCCAGCAAGGCGTTTACCCCACAGAGCTGTTGTTTGAAGCCCCCTGGGTGGACTGGGCCAGTCGATACCCGCTGGTCTGGCTTGATCTGCCATCGACCTGGGATCGACGGCGGGAGCGGAATGTTCGAGACCTTCCTGACACGACCGATCCATCGCTCTACCCGGACTACTACCTACAGAACTTTCACCACCAGACCGACGGCTACTTGAGCGACCACTCAGCGGCTCTGTATGACCTTCAGGTGGAGATCCTGTTCAACGGGTCGGCCGATGCCATGCGCAGGCGCGTGCTGGCACCGCTGAAGCGGGGCCTGCGTCATTTCTCAGATCGATCCCCCTCCTCCCTTCGCATCCTTGATGTAGCAACGGGAACGGGCCGCACGCTGCAGCAGATCCACCGTGCCTTGCCCCATGCCGAGCTGATCGGTCTCGATCTGTCCACGGCCTATCTGCGCCAGGCGAATCGCTGGCTCAACAACGGCAACGAGACCCTGATCCAGCTGTTGCGGGGCAACGCTGAATCCCTGCCTTTCGCCGACGGCGGCTTACAGGGTGTGACCTGCGTGTTCCTGCTGCATGAGTTGCCTGCCGACGCGCGACAGAACGTTCTGAATGAGTGCTGTCGGGTGTTGGAGCCTGGCGGTGTGATGGTTCTTGCCGATTCGGTACAGTTGGCCGATTCCCCTCAGTTCGATACGGCACTGGACAATTTCCGCCGTGTCTTCCATGAGCCCTACTACCGCGATTACATCGGCGATGACATCAACGCCAGACTGCGCGAGGCCGGTTTTGACGGGGTCCAGGCTGAATCGCACTTCATGACCCGGATCTGGACGGCCAGGAAACCACTTCCTCAGGAGCTCTGAACGGGATTCCCTGACAGCACGGCTTGCACCCTTCCCTTGGCGCCATAGGGTGAGCGCGTTCCAAGAAGGGCTTCATGACCAATCCCTTCCGGGTTCGGTGGCTGCAAGGTTGGCTCTTCCAGATTGTTTTCATGGAAGGTCACGTCCAGGTCGAAGCCCATGGTTTCGGCATCTGCCTGAGAACCGCTGTTCTTCCCGGCGAAAGCCCGCGAGCTGCAGCCGACCGACTTGTACTGGCCGAAGACCGACGTCGACGTGCACTTCACCACGCCTGGCTTCGCGGCCAGAAGCTTCCCCGGGCTGCCGAGCGCTCCTATCCACCGCTGAGTGAAGCCAGCTCAGAGCGGCCCGTTTCCCTTGTCGTTGTTGAGTAATCCAAGCCTGTCTGATCGGCTTGGATTCAAAGCCTGAACAACCACCAGGCCAAAACGAACCCAGCTCCACCCCAACGCAGCATCCGCCAGAACCGAGCTCCTTTCACATCGGGACGATCCCAGCCTTCTGGCTCCATCTCCATCAACCTGCTTCCTGTTTTTCGACGTTGAGCCCAACGTCTTGAAGCAACGCCGGAATCACTCTTCAGACCCTGTTTCTGACATTGGCCCTGTTGAACCAGATGGGACACGCCATGCAGCCACTTCAGCGGTCGGCGAACCCGGTTTCCATGGCGGTTCATTCCTGCATCGGACGGTTGAACCGAAACTAGA from the Synechococcus sp. KORDI-100 genome contains:
- the glnA gene encoding type I glutamate--ammonia ligase; the encoded protein is MSKTPQDVLRQIKDDGIEFVDLKFADLHGKWQHLTVCTDMIEEESFTEGLAFDGSSIRGWKAINASDMAMIPDPDSAWVDPFYRHKTLSMICSIGEPRSGEPYDRCPRSLAQRALDYLNATGLADSAFFGPEPEFFLFDDVRYNSSEGGAFYSVDTIEASWNTGRIEEGGNLAYKIQLKEGYFPVAPNDTAQDIRSEMLSTMGALGVPIEKHHHEVAGAGQHELGMKFAQLIQAADNVMTYKYVVRNVAKKYGKTATFMPKPVFNDNGTGMHVHQSLWKGGQPLFFGEGTYANLSQTARWYIGGILRHAPAFLAFTNPTTNSYKRLVPGFEAPVNLVYSEGNRSAAVRIPLTGPSPKAKRLEFRSGDALANPYLAFSAMMMAGIDGIKNQIDPGDGFDKDLFELPAEELKSIATVPPSLNGALEALDQDRQFLTEGGVFSDDFIDNWIDLKYEEVQQLRQRPHPHEFTMYYDA
- a CDS encoding class I SAM-dependent methyltransferase; amino-acid sequence: MANSLGKLAYQTLQQGKSIAGLAHKELSTKVMELMAPETVPKTEKVSAAMLNALRQSMASLQERDWEDAQQGVYPTELLFEAPWVDWASRYPLVWLDLPSTWDRRRERNVRDLPDTTDPSLYPDYYLQNFHHQTDGYLSDHSAALYDLQVEILFNGSADAMRRRVLAPLKRGLRHFSDRSPSSLRILDVATGTGRTLQQIHRALPHAELIGLDLSTAYLRQANRWLNNGNETLIQLLRGNAESLPFADGGLQGVTCVFLLHELPADARQNVLNECCRVLEPGGVMVLADSVQLADSPQFDTALDNFRRVFHEPYYRDYIGDDINARLREAGFDGVQAESHFMTRIWTARKPLPQEL